In the Clostridium sporogenes genome, one interval contains:
- a CDS encoding DUF2577 domain-containing protein has product MGMIDIIKKASMGAVGASNPVNISFGEIVSTNELKIKVDQKLILDRDFFIIPESLTRYEVDLKHSHTYINNSIESNLNTSLDKLLIREGLKQGDKVLLLRVQGGQQYVILDKVV; this is encoded by the coding sequence ATGGGAATGATAGATATAATTAAAAAGGCAAGTATGGGAGCAGTTGGAGCTAGTAATCCAGTCAATATTTCATTTGGAGAAATAGTAAGCACAAATGAGCTGAAAATAAAGGTGGACCAGAAGCTTATATTAGATAGAGATTTTTTTATTATTCCTGAAAGCTTAACTAGATATGAAGTAGATTTAAAACATAGTCATACTTATATAAATAATTCTATTGAGAGTAACCTAAATACATCTTTAGATAAATTATTAATTAGAGAAGGTCTGAAACAAGGTGATAAAGTATTACTTTTAAGAGTTCAAGGTGGTCAACAATACGTTATTTTAGATAAGGTGGTGTAA
- a CDS encoding DUF2634 domain-containing protein, whose protein sequence is MSEVSILPQGAIIDEDIEVEEIIEPTKTYKIKDNRIVGFIDNVEALKQAIALILNTERYEYLIYSWNYGSELSGLIGRQKDIAESEFKRRIKEALLEDDRIKNVDNFIFKYNGDSVFVEFTVLSIYGEFTESVVR, encoded by the coding sequence TTGAGTGAGGTTAGTATATTACCACAAGGTGCAATAATTGATGAAGATATAGAAGTGGAAGAAATAATCGAACCAACAAAGACTTATAAAATTAAAGATAATAGAATAGTAGGATTTATAGATAATGTAGAAGCCTTAAAACAAGCTATAGCTTTAATTCTAAACACAGAAAGATATGAGTATCTTATCTATAGTTGGAACTATGGGAGTGAACTTAGTGGACTTATAGGTAGACAAAAGGATATAGCAGAAAGTGAGTTTAAAAGAAGAATAAAAGAAGCTTTACTTGAAGATGATAGAATAAAAAATGTAGATAACTTTATATTTAAATACAATGGAGACAGTGTTTTTGTAGAATTCACTGTCCTTTCTATTTATGGAGAATTTACTGAAAGTGTGGTGAGATAG
- a CDS encoding baseplate J/gp47 family protein, producing MFEDQTEEVILDRMISKISNDLDKREGSIIYNALAPAAQEVAKMYSDMDYFLKCTFASPSMPPELLDLRVAEEGLKREKATYAIKKGYFYNEENELIDIPLNSRFSIEDFNFIAVEKISTGLYKMQCETTGIGGNSITGQLVPIEYIEGLSIATLGELIIPGEDKEDNYSLFNRYIEHLNEKPYGGNIADYKTNTRAIEGVGTVKVFPIWNGGGTVKIIFLDSDYSIPTTELIDKVQTTLDPVQNQGKGFGVAPVGHVVTVIGAKNIELTIETKLLLKRGLTIGQVQQDIEKVIKDYLLNLRKQWDTEDNTIVRISQIEARILNVEGVADLFNTKINGKEENLTLESEEVSILREVVLSEKEIN from the coding sequence TTGTTTGAAGATCAAACCGAAGAAGTGATTTTAGATAGAATGATAAGTAAAATATCCAATGATTTAGACAAAAGAGAAGGTTCTATAATTTATAATGCTTTAGCACCAGCGGCTCAAGAAGTTGCTAAAATGTATTCCGATATGGATTATTTTTTAAAATGTACTTTTGCAAGCCCATCTATGCCACCTGAACTTTTAGATTTAAGAGTAGCGGAAGAAGGGCTTAAAAGAGAAAAAGCAACTTATGCAATTAAAAAGGGATACTTTTATAACGAAGAAAATGAATTAATAGATATTCCCTTGAATAGTAGATTTTCTATAGAAGATTTTAATTTTATTGCTGTAGAAAAAATTTCTACTGGTTTATATAAAATGCAATGTGAAACAACAGGTATAGGGGGGAACTCTATAACAGGTCAACTAGTACCTATAGAATATATTGAGGGACTTTCCATTGCTACATTAGGAGAACTCATTATACCGGGAGAAGATAAAGAAGATAATTATAGTTTATTTAATAGATATATAGAGCATTTAAATGAGAAACCTTATGGAGGTAATATAGCAGACTATAAAACTAATACTAGAGCTATTGAAGGTGTTGGAACTGTAAAAGTATTTCCTATATGGAATGGTGGAGGCACTGTGAAAATAATTTTTCTGGATAGTGATTACAGTATTCCTACAACAGAATTGATTGATAAGGTACAAACTACATTAGATCCTGTACAAAACCAAGGAAAAGGTTTTGGTGTTGCTCCAGTTGGTCATGTAGTTACTGTGATAGGTGCTAAAAATATAGAACTAACTATAGAAACAAAACTTCTTTTAAAGAGAGGACTTACTATTGGTCAAGTACAACAGGATATAGAAAAAGTTATTAAAGATTACTTGTTAAACCTTAGAAAACAATGGGATACAGAGGATAATACTATAGTTAGAATTAGCCAAATTGAAGCTAGAATTTTGAATGTAGAAGGTGTAGCTGATTTATTTAATACTAAGATAAATGGTAAAGAGGAAAATTTAACTTTAGAGAGTGAAGAAGTTTCAATATTGAGAGAGGTGGTATTGAGTGAAAAAGAAATTAATTAA